A genomic window from Nocardioides sp. BP30 includes:
- a CDS encoding extracellular solute-binding protein, which translates to MARRTPILLACTAVAALALTGCGSSSDDSAGGGSSAKKVTLTFWGTYGNGGNSAQTDALEKTVIPAFEKANPGITIKYVDMPYDSLLQKLTTGAAAGQLPDLVRADIGWVPKFGALKVFAPLDQEMSGFQKLADDTYPGSLATNRFGDHYYGLPLDTNTRVMISNPDALKKAGIAQPPATFSDLKADAPKLAAHKISVYADSGLQGWNVYPWIWSAGGSVTNPDQTKATGYLNSPQSVAGVQMLVNLYKQGAIPNLIIGNKGAVQTSDGLPKATYATILDGPWMADIWKGQYADFKPVYSPVPAGPGGSVSVVGGEDIAMTTASKDHAAAEKFIAFTQTADYQIAMAKTGQMSVVKSLDPQESAAVPAFAPFIKQLATAKPRPSVPQAPAIDTALQDELTKAFEGKESVQDALDKAAAAIDPLLTQAD; encoded by the coding sequence ATGGCACGTCGTACCCCCATCCTGCTGGCCTGCACGGCTGTCGCCGCGCTGGCCCTGACCGGCTGCGGCTCGAGCAGCGACGACTCCGCCGGCGGCGGGTCGTCGGCCAAGAAGGTGACGCTGACCTTCTGGGGCACCTACGGCAACGGCGGCAACAGCGCCCAGACCGATGCCTTGGAGAAGACGGTGATCCCGGCGTTCGAGAAGGCCAACCCCGGCATCACGATCAAGTACGTCGACATGCCCTACGACTCGCTGCTGCAGAAGCTGACCACCGGCGCCGCCGCCGGTCAGCTGCCGGACCTGGTCCGTGCGGACATCGGCTGGGTGCCGAAGTTCGGGGCGCTGAAGGTCTTCGCGCCACTGGACCAGGAGATGTCCGGCTTCCAGAAGCTGGCCGACGACACCTACCCGGGCAGCCTGGCGACGAACAGGTTCGGCGACCACTACTACGGCCTCCCGCTCGACACCAACACCCGCGTCATGATCTCCAACCCCGACGCGTTGAAGAAGGCCGGCATCGCGCAACCGCCCGCCACTTTCAGCGACCTGAAGGCCGATGCTCCGAAGCTGGCCGCGCACAAGATCTCGGTCTACGCCGACAGCGGTCTGCAGGGATGGAACGTCTACCCCTGGATCTGGTCGGCGGGCGGCTCGGTGACCAACCCCGACCAGACCAAGGCGACCGGCTACCTCAACAGCCCGCAGAGTGTGGCCGGCGTGCAGATGCTGGTCAATCTCTACAAGCAGGGCGCGATCCCCAACCTTATCATCGGGAACAAGGGCGCCGTGCAGACCTCCGACGGGCTGCCCAAGGCCACCTACGCCACCATCCTCGACGGCCCGTGGATGGCCGACATCTGGAAGGGTCAGTACGCCGACTTCAAGCCGGTCTACTCGCCGGTCCCGGCCGGCCCGGGCGGCTCGGTCTCGGTGGTCGGTGGTGAGGACATCGCCATGACCACTGCCTCGAAGGACCATGCTGCCGCCGAGAAGTTCATCGCGTTCACCCAGACCGCTGACTACCAGATCGCGATGGCGAAGACGGGGCAGATGTCGGTGGTGAAGTCGCTCGACCCGCAGGAGTCGGCCGCAGTCCCGGCGTTCGCCCCCTTCATCAAGCAGCTGGCCACGGCCAAGCCGCGTCCCTCCGTGCCGCAGGCGCCCGCGATCGACACCGCCTTGCAGGACGAGCTGACCAAGGCCTTCGAGGGCAAGGAGTCGGTGCAGGACGCCCTGGACAAGGCCGCCGCCGCGATCGACCCGCTGCTCACGCAGGCCGACTGA
- a CDS encoding carbohydrate ABC transporter permease: MSVMERARTRTTEEKNSAGRERPPRPRSRAGATPYLFLAPGFALFLLLIAYPMVKAFQMSLYDWNIVAGATSRYIGLDNYRRAFHDPLFWRGLQNSGLYMALTVPPQIVLGLGVAILLNNKAPGRAVYRVLFYLPVVTSWVVVSLLFQYLFADSGLVNWVLHDVTHVTGHDTSWLSGRWTGMVAISALGIWKGVGWSMMIFLAALQSVSKDLLEAAALDGAGRWSTFRVVTLQAIRPALLFVIVMLVIGGFNVFVSVLLMTGGGPSDSTQVLLTYMYKQAFTNLDFGYGASIAVMLTVGVFVLSIIQLRAFRSDEELA; the protein is encoded by the coding sequence ATGAGCGTCATGGAGCGCGCCCGAACGCGCACGACCGAGGAGAAGAACAGCGCCGGACGGGAGCGACCGCCACGCCCGCGCTCCCGCGCAGGGGCCACGCCGTACCTGTTCCTGGCACCGGGCTTCGCTCTGTTCCTGCTCCTGATCGCCTACCCGATGGTGAAGGCGTTCCAGATGAGCCTGTACGACTGGAACATCGTCGCCGGCGCGACCAGCAGGTACATCGGGCTCGACAACTATCGGCGGGCCTTCCACGACCCGTTGTTCTGGAGGGGACTGCAGAACAGCGGCCTGTACATGGCGCTGACCGTCCCCCCGCAGATCGTGCTCGGGCTGGGCGTCGCGATCCTGCTCAACAACAAGGCGCCGGGCCGGGCGGTCTACCGGGTGCTGTTCTACCTGCCCGTCGTGACCAGCTGGGTGGTCGTCTCCCTGCTGTTCCAGTACCTCTTCGCCGACAGCGGCCTGGTCAACTGGGTGCTCCATGACGTCACCCACGTGACGGGACACGACACGTCCTGGCTCTCGGGTCGCTGGACCGGGATGGTCGCCATCTCGGCCCTGGGCATCTGGAAGGGCGTCGGCTGGTCGATGATGATCTTCCTCGCAGCACTGCAGTCGGTGTCGAAGGACCTGCTGGAGGCCGCCGCCCTCGACGGCGCCGGACGCTGGAGCACCTTCCGGGTGGTGACGCTGCAGGCCATCCGCCCGGCGCTGCTCTTCGTGATCGTCATGCTGGTCATCGGAGGGTTCAACGTCTTCGTGTCGGTGCTGTTGATGACCGGAGGAGGACCCTCCGACTCCACCCAGGTGCTGTTGACCTACATGTACAAGCAGGCCTTCACCAACCTCGACTTCGGCTACGGCGCCTCGATCGCGGTGATGCTCACCGTCGGTGTCTTCGTGCTGTCGATCATCCAGCTGCGGGCCTTCCGCAGCGACGAGGAGCTGGCATGA
- a CDS encoding carbohydrate ABC transporter permease: protein MSAPALPSPVAPGRRGALSGRGFVRYVVLTLGAAVMVLPFVYMLATSFKTQTYVLTIPPQFVPHPATVDNYSRVWSSQGFAHYFWNSLVVAVASTAFSLLLSSMMAYAFARFRFPGREALFRVLLLGLMVPAIMLIVPQFVLAKHLGLINSLTGLVVFYTASTLSLNTFLLRGFFQAIPVELEEAMEVDGAGAVSRYWRLVLPLSRPVLATCTIFTFLASWDEFSWALTTITSPEKRTLPIAIALFQGQNSTLWGLVFAASIIAVLPVVLVFLVFQRHFVQGLTSGAVKG from the coding sequence ATGAGCGCCCCCGCACTGCCGTCCCCGGTGGCTCCGGGCCGGCGCGGCGCGCTCTCGGGGCGCGGGTTCGTGCGCTACGTCGTACTGACGCTGGGTGCCGCCGTGATGGTGCTGCCGTTCGTCTACATGCTCGCAACGTCGTTCAAGACCCAGACCTATGTGTTGACCATCCCGCCGCAGTTCGTCCCGCACCCCGCGACGGTGGACAACTACTCGCGGGTGTGGAGCTCGCAGGGGTTCGCCCACTACTTCTGGAACTCGCTGGTCGTGGCGGTCGCCAGCACAGCGTTCTCGCTGCTGCTGAGCTCGATGATGGCCTACGCCTTCGCCCGCTTCCGCTTCCCGGGTCGGGAGGCCCTGTTCCGGGTGCTGCTGCTGGGCCTGATGGTCCCGGCCATCATGCTCATCGTCCCGCAGTTCGTGTTGGCCAAGCACCTCGGCCTGATCAACTCGCTCACCGGTCTGGTCGTCTTCTACACCGCCTCCACGCTGTCGCTGAACACCTTCCTCCTGCGGGGCTTCTTCCAGGCCATCCCGGTCGAGCTCGAGGAGGCGATGGAGGTCGACGGTGCGGGCGCTGTCTCACGCTACTGGCGTCTGGTCCTGCCGCTGTCGCGTCCGGTCCTGGCCACCTGCACCATCTTCACCTTCCTGGCGTCGTGGGACGAGTTCTCCTGGGCGCTGACCACCATCACCTCCCCGGAGAAGCGCACCTTGCCCATCGCCATCGCCCTCTTCCAGGGCCAGAACTCCACCCTGTGGGGACTGGTCTTCGCCGCCTCGATCATCGCCGTCCTGCCGGTGGTGCTCGTCTTCCTGGTCTTCCAGCGCCACTTCGTGCAGGGCCTGACGAGCGGGGCGGTGAAGGGATGA
- a CDS encoding ROK family protein, with protein sequence MADTEIEGGEGRAAGSREQNLGALFEAVLTRGPLSRRDAARVTGLSPASVTKLVKPMITHGYLVERHREAGVPGRPQIPLQVVPERHYAVGVKLMEGELVGVMADLHAEVQSAHRMRYDDTSPAGVVAAVASLTEVLLERSPAARDRLLGIGIGLGGHVDGASGLVVHAPFLGWRDVPLQQMVADRLGIEVVLENDVNTLAVAEQWFGPGFAFDSFAVVTLGVGVGCAFVLDGKLWRGARGAAGELGHMVVVPDGPPCHCGKRGCLEAVVGDEAIVAAMSARSGRRYTTVSQVIAAAHAGDEHARGVFAEAGVGVGRALAALVNLLNPPLVILSGEGIAASDLLMDALRAELERDSFSTSAQDCTLLVRPLPDETWARGAAATMIRRGVLRSLSRLSDQVVG encoded by the coding sequence GTGGCGGACACCGAGATCGAGGGCGGCGAGGGCCGGGCGGCGGGCAGCCGCGAGCAGAATCTGGGCGCCCTGTTCGAGGCGGTGCTGACCCGCGGCCCGCTCTCTCGTCGCGACGCAGCCCGGGTGACGGGCCTCTCGCCCGCCTCGGTGACCAAGCTGGTGAAGCCGATGATCACCCACGGTTACCTCGTCGAGCGTCACCGCGAGGCAGGCGTTCCCGGCCGGCCGCAGATCCCCCTCCAGGTCGTCCCCGAGCGTCACTACGCCGTGGGCGTGAAGCTGATGGAGGGCGAGCTCGTCGGCGTCATGGCCGACCTGCACGCCGAGGTCCAGTCCGCCCACCGGATGCGCTACGACGACACCTCTCCCGCAGGGGTCGTCGCCGCGGTGGCCTCCCTCACCGAGGTGTTGCTGGAGCGATCTCCGGCGGCGCGCGACCGCCTGCTCGGCATCGGCATCGGCCTCGGCGGCCACGTCGACGGGGCCTCGGGCCTCGTCGTCCACGCACCGTTCCTCGGCTGGCGCGACGTCCCGCTGCAGCAGATGGTCGCCGACCGGCTCGGCATCGAGGTGGTGCTCGAGAACGACGTGAACACCCTGGCCGTGGCCGAGCAGTGGTTCGGCCCCGGCTTCGCGTTCGACAGCTTCGCCGTGGTGACCCTCGGCGTCGGCGTCGGGTGCGCCTTCGTCCTCGACGGCAAGCTGTGGCGCGGTGCACGAGGGGCGGCCGGCGAGCTCGGACACATGGTCGTCGTACCGGATGGCCCTCCCTGCCACTGCGGCAAGCGGGGCTGCCTGGAGGCGGTGGTGGGCGACGAGGCGATCGTGGCGGCGATGTCGGCTCGCAGCGGGCGCCGCTACACCACCGTGTCGCAGGTGATCGCCGCGGCACACGCCGGCGACGAGCACGCCCGGGGCGTGTTCGCGGAGGCGGGTGTCGGCGTCGGCCGCGCACTCGCCGCGCTGGTCAACCTGCTCAACCCCCCGCTGGTCATCCTCTCGGGCGAGGGCATCGCCGCCTCGGACCTCCTGATGGACGCCCTGCGCGCGGAGCTGGAGCGCGACTCCTTCTCCACCAGCGCCCAGGACTGCACCCTGCTCGTGCGTCCCCTGCCCGATGAGACATGGGCCCGCGGCGCCGCCGCGACGATGATCAGGCGCGGCGTGCTGCGCTCGCTGAGTCGGCTCAGCGACCAGGTCGTCGGATGA